The sequence AAAGCAATATAGTGTGCTATTCCTTGATATTCAATCTCCTTTAAACCTGCTAACTTATACCTTCGTAATTTATCTTCAGCAGTATAACGAAGCATCTGGTAATCTAGTTTTAACTGTCCTGCTTCTCCATATATATGAAATAAATCTTTCCCCAAATAACTTCTCAATTCAACCATGGATGATTCATCCCTAAATAAATAAGCAATCAACATTAAGTTTTTAAAATGATAAGAGTCAAATTTCTCTTTTGAACCTTTTAACTTCACTTTATATTTCCCTAATGTAACTTCTGAAACCTCCTCTCCTTTGGATAAAAACTCTAAGTGAGCTTTTCCGAATTGAAGAGACATATAAAGAAAATCTAGGATTATTTTTCTGTTGTTTGTGTAGACTAATGAATGTAAAGCGTTACTAAAAATAAATTTCGAAAAAGCTCCAAAATTCTTTTTTTGAATATTGTCCTTATTTTCGATTATTTTTTCATAACGTAATACATATTTTTGTAGTTCTAATTCATCATTCCAATTAAAATCAGAAAAATTTGATGGAGATAAACGATTAATAAGCATAATTTTATTCAAAATTTTTAATTAATAAATCACCGAGACTTCCATCATCTTTCAACTTTTGTTTAAAAAGTATATAGTTTAAATTTTCGTCTAGTAAAGCCTCTTTAATTTTATTTGAAAGATCACTCTTTTCAGGAATTTTACTAAGAAGATCATCTCTATATTGTTCCGTTCCTTGTTGCGCTACTTGAATTTTATTATCATCCTCTGCAACCTTACCTAAGTTTCTTTGTCCTAAGCCAGCACTACCTCCTTTACATTCTACCAAAACAACTTCACCTGTACCTTCATTATAATAGATACGATCAAATTGTCCTGTTTTTCCACCTCCCACTTGATGGTCTAATTTGGTGTAGCCTAGCACCCCACTGTTCTATATATTAAGCGTCAAATAGAATATATCACAATAAATACACCAATTAGTCAATAATTTCACAATATATCAGTGATAAATAAACCTTGATATTCATCTTTTAATTATGCATTTTCATAAAAAAAATCATCCATGTCAAGCAGAAAGAGAGACAGATTAGAAATATCAACTTAAAGGTGTTTATGTAATTGGGTTGATGAATTACTTAGTTTTTCTAAGCATTGAAGAAGTAAAAAACATACAGCAGTAAGCTACAACTTTATAGAAGCAACAAGCCAACCTAGTTTTTGTATGTTGGCTTGTTTTTTATTCACTATACAAATTATTTTCGCTTAAATACTTCCTTACCTTTCTGATCTGCTCTATATTTTCATCGGATTCAATATCTAACGGATTGTTATAATGGAGCATTTCTATACTGCCATCTTCCCATTCTTCTACTTTGATGAAAGGGCAATTGAGGAGTTGAGCTTTGGTGTGATGCTTTTCATATTTAGAAGGTATACTTACACAATGATAGAAATATGATTCCAAATAAGAAAAATCAGAATATACTTTATATTTATCTAAATCATGTTTTTCATCAAAATCATATAAATTCCCCACATCCACCCAACTAACATACCCTAAACCATTGGGAAGGGATTTGTAAAGGTTGAAGAAAAAGGTGTCGTAATCAGTAAATTGTAATTCTTCTTCGTTTGTTGTTCAATCTCTAAATACTAATTGAGAGATTTTATTACTTCTTATCGTCATACTATTTTTACCTAAGTCGAAACGAATTGATATATCTATGATTTGAAAATATGTAGAAATAATAGTTTCATTTAATAAATCTTCAATATTATCAAAACATTCTATTTCTTCAACAGCTGACATATCTGTTATATGAATAGTTTTGTAACTAAATATTTTACTTTTTTTTAATAAATTAATTATCATAATAATACTACTAGTTTTCCTCTCAAAATTTAATAAAATCTTATTCATAATTAAATCTGTTTTGTCACAATTATTTTATTAACATAATCAGATAACAATACTTCGGTAATTTTTTCAAAATCCCTATAAAACATAAAAAGCTGTATTTTTGAAGTCCTACCAACAAAAAACAGCTAATTATGGAAAGCAGAGCTTTCATAGGACCAATATTATCAAAAATGTCTGACTTAAGAAAAAGTAAAGTCAACTTTTTAACAGAATGTTTTATACTCTTCTTGAGTATCAAGGGGAAAATTAATTTTCTTCAGTTATCAAGGTATGGTTCATATAGTGAAAAAACTTACCGAAATAATTTCGAATCAGGTTTTTCTTTTTCAGAATTTAATCATCATTTGATCAATGAACATTGTGGTGATGAAAAAATAATAGCTTTCGATCCTGTTTACCTCAGTAAAAGTGGTAAGAAAACCTATGGTTTAGGGAAATATTGGTCCGGATGTGCTGGTAAAGCTCAAAAAGGATTGGATTTATCAGGTATTGGAATTGTTGATGTAGAAAGTCGTAATGCCTTTCATTATGATGCAATCCAAACGCCTTCAATTACAGAATTAAAGGAGAAAGGCATGAGTTTAGTTGACCATTATGCATCCACTTTGCTTACACATAAAGAGCAATTATTGACGCATTCTAAGTATGTTGTAGCTGATGCTTATTTTGCAAAAGAAAAGTTTGTTCGACCATTAGATGAGGCTGGCTTTACTGTACTTAGTCGATTTAGAGGTGATATGAATGCAAGGTATTTATTTGAAGGACCAAAAACAGGAAAACGCGGTAGACCTAAAAAATTCAACGGAAAAGTAGACTGGAAAAATATTGATCTCGATATTTTTCAGTTAGAAGATGATACAGACTTATATTATTTGTACTCTGCAAAAATTTATAGCGTTGCTTTAAAAAGAGAAGTAATGATTGCACTTGTTCAATTTAAAAATCAAAAGCTCAAGCAAAAAATATTCTTTTCAACAGATCTAAATCAAGAGGCCTTCCAAATTTTCAATTATTACAGATTACGTTTTCACATAGAATTTCTTTTTCGAGATGCAAAACAGCATACAAGTCTTACAGGTTGTCAAGGAATAAGTAAAAATAAAATTCATTTTCATACTAATATGGCACTTACTTCTGTCTCAATTGCTAAGGCTTTTCATTGGATCAATCAAGAAAAAAAGGAAAGAGGACCCTTTTCAATGGCTAACATAAAAACACTCTATTTCAATGAGTTAATACTAAAAAAGATTTTTAGTGTATTTCGAATTGATGTAGATGTTGAAAAAAATAAACAGCAATTTGAGATGATTCGAAAATTAGGTCAAATTGCTGCTTGAAAAATATATTATTTTACCGAAGTATTGAGATAAGTTATCATCATTTAATAAAAATGTATTTTTCTTCTTCTCAATAGCTTTTACCGCTTGATCAACTTGATTCGTTTTCCCCGGCATTACAATATACTGAACTTCTACCTTACCTCTAAAACCACTCATATTTATGCCTTTTTCTTTTAAAATTTGCTTTAAAAGATCAGCTTCTTCACCTTTAGAAGAAAGTATTTTAATCATCTTCGCATAATCCTCCAACTGCTCAACATCAATTTGACCATTGACATATCCTGATTTTACATCATAAATCACTAATTTACCTTGAGCATCTACATGAAAAATACCATCTGGAATACGCTTTTTACTAAACGCAGGAAAATCTATCTGTGGATGTGCAACACCTGTAGTTGATAAATTCTTCTTGGTGGCTACATAGGATTCATAAATCGCTCCTCTTGAGCCTTGGTTATCTATTTTAGAAAGTCTGCCTGTTAATTCATCTATACTACTGGCCGTTTGCCCTAATTGTTCATTAAACTCTTTAACAACTTTAGAACGAATGTTCGCTGCGTCTGCTCCTTCTGTTAAGTTATCTAATTGATCTTTATGTTTACTTTAATTAGGATCAGAAAATTCATTTGTAAATATTTTTCTTTGCACTTCAGATAAATTTAGATGAGCTAATTTATTACTTATGTTGGATGCTAACGCACTAGCATTATGCACCAAAACCCCTTCTTCATCAAAACTATTTCGGCTGTATTTTTCAATAAAGTTATATCTGAAAAGCAGACTTAAAGAGGACAATCAATAATATAATTTTTAGAACCTTCTAATGTATCATATTTATCATGAAGAATCAATTCACCTTTCGACAATAATAATGGAATAAAACGATGTGGTGTTTTATAAACAAATAAGTCCATTAGGTACCATTTATTTTTATGTATTACTGCATTTATTACTATTCTACATTCGTTACCATCAGCAATAACTTGATAAGAATATTCTAAATGACCATAATATTGAGGTTCGTCACTTTGTAATTTGTGTGGCTTTCTCCAATTCCTATCTATACTTTCTGATTTGTTAAGTCCGCCAATTTTATAATAGACAATCTTTTTGAAGCTTTCATCTAAATGAAACTCTCTATTCAATACTTTCTCTTTCACAGATATTGATCTCTTGTCAAAATATTCTACATACAAAAACATAGGAATTAGTAAAACGGGTGAAAAAATAACAAAATAAAAAGTCCCTTTTATACTGATAACTGCATCCCTTCTGATAAATTTATTTAACATAAGCTCCTTTGCTAGAATTAGTTCAATTCACTACTAATTGAATTATATCCAAACCCAATAATATTCTCTACTTTTCTTTGAAAATCAATACCTGTATCTACCTTAATTAAATTCCGTTTTTTTATCAACTCCTTCTAAAAATAATCGGTAATAACCTGATGATGTATCTTCTATCATTTCAATTCTACTATTCATGTTAATACTCATATTATTTATCATTAAATGATATATTACGGATAGCTCATCTTGATTAATAATAATATATCTCAATATATCAGTTTTACTCCAACTATAAGCTATACCTACTCCAATTGAACCAGAAATTTTCATGCCTTTAGCAGTTGAAATCAACTCTCACCCCCAACGTTTTTCACCTTCATATGATAGGGAAATAGAAAACAACAACAGATCGACAGTCAAATCAGTAGTATTCAAATAATCATTTACATTTCCATCCCAAATTAAAGCACCTTCTATATCAAGAAAGTCTAAATCATCTCCTATACAGTTTCACTTGTTGCTAAATTTCCGTACGCTGTAAATTTCTTAAATAGTTCATTTCGAGTAGATAGGAAATCAACAAAAAATTCTCCTGATGAATATATTAATATATTATCTTTTGAATCATATGCAATTCCACAATGTAAAGCTACATCTCCACCTACAACTACAAGTCCTGCTGATGCTCCCCCCACTGTTCCGGGTGTTAAGCCGAAGGCGTCACTCAGAACTAGAAAATTGTGTGAGTTTGTAACTCACGATTTCTGTATTTCAAAATTGATTCCAAAGTTGGATGGATCCTCAAAATTAAAAGGATGTTGAAATAAAATGTATACTATGTTTTTAGTTTTTGATGTTGTGATAAGTTACAAACTTTCACAATAGGTGAGTTCGTAATGACGCTGTCGCTTAACATTACGAACAGTGAGGAGAAATTCGGGAAAATATTAGATGTGGTGGATTATCAGAAAATTATAAAGTAGAGTACAATTAAAATCACTCAAAAGGGGGATATTTTTATTTTACTTCGAAAATGGTTGTGATTAAGTTTTTGGAGGACCAAAACATTAAAAGTTACTTCATAAAGTATGATAAAAAGTGAGTCATCTCGTGAAGAGATGACTCACTTTTTTTTACTTGAACTACTGTACACCAAATTCAGCTTCAAAGGCTCTTTTTAGATCCATTTTTTGAAGCGCTCCGGCCTGCATCTTAGGAATACCTTCCATCGGAATAAATAACAATGATGGGATACTTCTGATGCTAAACATTGCAGAAAGTTCATGTTCTGCTTCTGTGTCTACTTTGTAGATGTCAATTTTATCATCATACTCTTCTGATAATTCTTCTAAAATCGGAGCAACCATCTTACATGGGCCACACCAATCTGCATAGAAATCTATCAAAGCAGGCTTATCACCTTTATATTTCCAATCCTGACTTTCTGTGTAGTCAAAAATCTGTGCCTTAAATTGTTCCAGTGTTAAATTCTTTACTCCCATAATCTTTTTCCGATACTTCTATTAAAAAGGAATATGTGAAGATATACTATTATACTCTGTTACGCCATATGTAAATGATAGTTCTTCCAAATACGATGGTAATTCTGAGTGTTCCATACCATCGCTATCTACGAAAATATCATTAAAGAAACTCACCTGACCTAAATACGCTTCATCTCCATCGTATATATTAAACTCTACATCACTGTTCTGCACGTATACATCAGTGACGGTTCTTCGCAAGATTAAAAATAGTTCGCCATCACCATCTTCTACTCTGTTATAGAATAAGTGTTCTTTCCCAAAAATGTATAATTCGGTAGTATCAAGAGAAAAATTTGTGTCGACATAATAGTTATCTTGATGAAATCTACTTTTTAAAAGTTTCTTCTTTTCCCCGTAATAAAGATCATAGTCTCCCTTTTCAGTAGATGTTACATCTGAACTTACATTGACGACAAAATGATCATCAAAATACTCAAATCTTTTGACGTAACTTTTTCTACTAGAACTCTGAGGTACATATTTAATTTCACTAAACCTTTCTTGATTATCATAAGTATAGTCATATCTGTAACCATACTCTCCGGGGATTTCAACTACAGAGACATTGTTTTGTCCATTATGTGAAACATAACCATCATACGGAATTGGATAATCTTCCTCAAATCTATCAATACTTAATGCCACTGCCTGACCTCTTTCATTGTAAAATGTCAATGAAAATTTTCCTCCATGTGTTTCATATAAAATACGGTTGAATGGATCATGACTATATCGATATTTTGAAGTTTGAATGATATCCGTAGATGAATTAATGAAAGAAATCTTGTGGGATAAATCATTAAACTCATAGGTTAAAGCTAAACTATATCCTGTTTCATTAAAAGTCACATTTGTTGATAAAACTGAATCATATTCATCCGTTATATGTTCAAATGAGATTATGTTTTCACCGAACTTTCCGAGATGAGGCACCGAAGCAGAAGTCGTCAACAGTTTATTACTATCCATTTCAGAAGTAAGCACATAATTTCCTCCAAAGCATCCTCGCATTATTTTATTGAAGGACAGTGAGAAAGTTTGTGTGTTAAAAAGAGATTTCTGAGGCTCCTCTTCTTCTTCTTCAATTTCTTCTTCGATCTCAATTTGTGGTACTACCTTTTCTTCTTCACATGCAAATAATGTTGCAGAGATGACAAAGATTAATAATAGTTTGTTTGAAAGTAATTTCATTAGAAAAAAAGTATTAGCTAAAAAATATATTATATTTAAATGTAATATTTTTCTATCAATTTATCAATAGTGTCCTAAACGTTTTCAAATTCCAAAAAAATGCACGTTTCAGCTATTATCAGTCTATAAAATCATTCAGTATTAAAATAAATCCCCTTGTACATATTTTGGTTTAGGTTTCGGAGGGTCTTCAAAAGGTGCACCCATCAAGTATTTGAATAAAAATATTATCTTTCTTATCGACAGTTTTAGACCACAGTAAATTAGCAGGGATAATATGATGTGCATGATAACCTTCAAAAGTTTCTTCACTTCTGCCTTTGAAACCACTGTACTACTTTCCTTAAATTTGTTTAAACCTGCATTCAAATGTGGATCGTTTTTATAAATAGCAATTAACTCATCTATATCTCCATTTACAATTTTATCATAGATATTATTTAATGAATTAGGACGGTTAGAGGATTTGTAACATCTGCAGTATTATTGCTCTAGCCTTTGCTTTTGAAGCAGCTTTGGTAATTGTTTCTTTATCAGCCTTCAACCCTACTTGATCATCATCTAACTTTCTATTATTATAACCTTTAGGAGTAAATAATGGATAGTTAGGAGTACTTTAGAGTAGCTTTTTATTTTCGTGGTTAAGAGTGACTAAGCTATTTGTAGATGAGGTTTTAAAGAAAAAAATGGTCTGTTATAACTTTTTGTTATAGTTTATAATTTTTATTTGTTTAATATCAAACATAAATAAAATACATTTGTATATATCAAAATAAGAAAAACAAAAATATATAGAAATGAAAAACTTTATACTCCCATTATTATTTATCGTATTAAGCTTAAATTTTGCAAATGCTCAAGACACTACTACCGTAGAAAATGTTGAAGAAATGGTAGATGCAAGTAACCCTTTAAGTAAAGGTTTAAATGTTTATCAGATTGGTAGATTTAAACCTAACCAAGTTCAAATGCAAAATATAGTAAATTACACTACCTCAAAATGGTTTATTAGAGCGGCTGTAGATTACACTAAACCTTACGATGCAGATGTTAGTTACGGTTCTTCTAGTTTTATGGTTTCTAGACTTATTGAGTTTGGCAAAAACAATGAAGATTGGAAAATACAAACTGGTTTTGGTGCTGTTGTTTCTCATTCTGCAGCAAACGGTGTTACTGCAGGGGTAAACTTTGTAGGGGTACAATTGTCTAAAAAATGGAAATTTGTAGAACTTTTAACGTACCAATTTAATGGTACAATAGAAGCTCAATATGGTGTTTATTATAAATTTACTAATAATGGCCTTTGGGAAGTAAGATCGCACCCTAGAATGCTATTTAATACGCAAACAGGCGTAAATGAAATTCCTGTAGGTGTTGGTCTAGGTAGAACAGTAAAATCTAAAACATTTACAGCTTATATTTATTGCGAACCTGAATATGACCTAGCTAATAATTGCTATTTAATTTATTCTGGTGTGAAATTTATTTTCTAATACAATTCAAAAATTAATTTACATTTAAAATAACAAAGCTGCCCATAAAAGTAATGGACAGCTTTTTATTATTTTTTGAATAATTGACTTAATCTATGAAGTCCGTAATAAATTACTGGTGTAAAGAATATTGACAATAAGGTAGAGGATAACATCCCTCCAAATACTGTTGCTCCAAGTGCATGTCTTGAGTTTGCTCCTGCCCCAGTTGCAATTACTAATGGATAGACTCCTAAAATAAACGCGAACGACGTCATCAATATCGGTCTAAATCTTAAAACTGCTGCATTTATAATTGCTTCTTTAAGTGCCAACCCTTTTGTTAAGTTTTCTCTAGCAAATTCAACTATTAAAATTGCATTTTTAGAAGATAACGCCACTAGTAACACTACACCAATCTGCATATAAATACTATTTAACTGTCCTTTATAAGCTACAAATAATACTGCTCCAAATATTGCCATGGGTACAGCTAAGATTACAGCAAAGGGATCTAACCAAGATTCGTACTGTGCCGCTAGTACCAAATAAACTAATAGAATTGCCATACCAAAGATAAAAATGGTGTTTGACCCCGCTTTAATTTCTTGATAAGCCATACCCGTCCATTCAGCATCCATAGTTATATCTAGGTCTTCTTTCACCCACTTGTTTAACTCTTTAATACCTGCTCCAGAACTGTACATTGGACCAACTTGAGCAATAATATTACTTGCATTAAACATGTTGTACCTTGTCACAATTTGAGGAGAGAAAGAATAATTAGAACTTACTATGTTATCTAAAGAAACCAACTGCCCTTTTGCATTTTTAATCTTAATTTTATAAACATCTGCGAGCACTTTTCTATATTCTTTTTCACCTTGTACATTCACTTGGAATGTTCTTCCCCATTTCGAGAAATCATTTACATATTGTGATCCCGTTACTGAATTTAAAGCTGTATATATTTCATTTAAAGGAATATCATACATCATTGCTTTTTGAGCATCTACAAACAAAGTTACATTCGGAATATTGGCTCTAAATGTTGCGTTTGCACCTTTAAAAACCTTAGAAGATTTAATCTTAGCAGAAAACTTCTCTGTGAATTTCTGTAATCTATCAAACTGATCACCTTGCTTATCTTGTAATACTAATTGTATACCACCCGATGCTCCTAAACCATTAATAGCTGGTGGAACAAAAGAAAAGATGACAGCTTCATCAATAGCATACGCTTTTTCATTAATTTCATTTAAAATTACCAGTAAATTTCTCCCTTTTTTAAGGCGTGTATCCCAATCTTCAAATCGAATAAATATTGTCAATTGATTTGATGCCGTAGCACCATCAATAATAGAATATCCATTAATAGAAATCCAATCATCAACACCATCTACAGTACCAAAAAGACTATCCAGTTGTGTTGCCACTTCGTTTGTTCTAGCTAATGTAGAAGCATCTGGCAACTGTGCTGAAACTAACATATATCCTTGGTCTTCGTTCGGAATAAAAGTGGAAGGCAATATAGAATAACCAACAAATGACAAGCCTGTAATAAGTAAATACAAAGAGATAAAAATAAACATTTTACGTAATGTAAAAGCTACTCCCTTATGGTATTTATCTGTTACATAATCATATCCTTTATTAAAATAAACGAACACAAAGAATTTAGAAGGTTCTTCTTTTCTTAAAATTAAAGAACACAATGCAGGGGTTAAAGTAAGTGCATTTAAAGCACTAAATAATGTTGAGAAAGCAATAGTTAAAGCAAATTGTTTATATAACTCTCCTGTGATTCCAGACATCATTGCTGCAGGAATAAACACAGACATAAGTACTAATGTTGTTGCTACAATAGGGCCAGTTACCTCTTGCATTGCTTTTATTGCCGCTTCTTTAGACGATAAGCCTTCTTCTAAATATCTACTTGTATTTTCTACTACTACAATTGCATCATCTACAACAATACCAATGGCCAGTACAATACCAAAAAGAGTTAAAATATTAATCGAGAATCCAAAAGCAGCCATTGCTGCAAAAGCACCTATTAAGGCAACAGGAATAGTTACAGAAGGAATAATTGTTGCTCTCCAGCTTTGTAAGAACATATACATTACTACAAAAACTAGTAATACGGCTATCAATAATGTTTCAATTACTTCTTCTATTGATGCTGTTACATAATCTGTTGTATCTATAGTGATATGATAATCCATTCCTTCAGGAAACGATTCTTTTAATTCATCTAATTTTGCTCTGACAGCATTAGATACATCCAAGGCATTAGAATTAGGTAATTGATACACACCGATACCACCAGCTAATTTCCCTTTAGATTTAAAAGACATTGTATATTTCTCACTTCCTAAATTGATTTCTGCAACATCTTTAAGGTAAACTGTTCCTCCTTCTGGAGTTGTGCTTACAATAATATTTTCAAAATCTGAAACGTCTTTTAATCTACCCGGATAAACATTAATAGCATAAGTAGAAACTTGTTTCTGTAAACCAGGCGACTGCCCTATGTGCCCCGCAGAAGTTTCTTGATTCTGATTTTGAATAGCCGTTACTACATTAGAAGGAGACATACCATGATCTTCTAATGCATCTGGATTTAACCAAACACGAATACTATAATCTCCTACTCCAAAAATTGTAACATCACCTACACCTTCAATTCTTCTCAATTCATCTGCAATATAAGCATCAGCATAGTTGGCTAAGAAAGTAGAATCTAAGTGAGCCCCCTCTTTTGCATAAATACTCCCAAGAATTACCATATTTGTTGACTTCTTTTGAGTTGTTACACCCAATTTCTGTACAATAGAAGGTAATTGTGGTAATGCCTGCGATACTTTATTCTCTACTAATACAGTTGCAATATTTACATCTGTACCAACTTCAAAAGTAATTGTAAGCGAATAAATACCGTCATTATTACTTGTAGACGACATATAGATCATGCCTTCTACTCCATTAATTGCCTCTTCTAAAGGAGAACCCACAGATTGAGCAATTGTTGTTGCATCTGCTCCCGGGTACATTCCTGTAACAGTAACTGTTGGCGGAGTAATTTGCGGATATTGCGATATTGGTAGCATGGACATTGATATGCCCCCAACTATTACAATAAAAATAGCAAGAACTGCTGCAAATATTGGTCGGTTAATAAAAAAGCGAGAGATCATGGTGCTGACAATTTTAGATGAATAGTGAAAATGGTAGTTGTATATGTATTACACTATTTTGCAATAGCGTGTACTTTTATTCCTACTCTAGCACGTTGAATACCTGAAACAATAAGGTTGTCTTCTAATACCACCCCAGAAGTTACGATTACGTTTTCTCCTACTTGCGTTCCTAATTTAATTCTATGTTGTTCTACTGTATCTTTAGCAACAGTATAAACATACGGACCAACTTGGTCTCTTTCTACTGCAACTTGTGGTATTAATAAAACATCTTCTTTAGCATGTTTGGCTAACTTTACACGTACATAAGTACCATCAACCAATATTTCGTCTTTATTTTTTACTTGTGCTTTTAGTGTAATAGACCCTGAATTAAGGTCAACTTTTGGATCGTGGTAGATTACTTTTCCTTCAGAAAGCATTGTTTTATTATCATCTGCCATAATTGTAACAGACATGTTTTCTACGTTTTCTTTACCTCTAACTATTGCGTAATATTTAGCTGCAGGAATTGTAAAGTAGATATTAATTAAATGACTATCTACAATATAAGCCATTTCTACACCAGAATTACCCGTTACAATGTTTCCGTTATCGATATAATAATCTGAAATAACACCATTAATTGGAGCAGTAATTTTAGTATAAGAATACTGTGTTGTTGCTACTTCTAACTGAGACTTTGCGTTAGCCAACATTGCTTTCGACTCGTCTACTTTAGCTTTTGATTCTAAATATTGTAATTCAGAAACTGCACTAGTTTTTACTAATTTTTTATACGATTTGTATGTCGCTTCTTTTACCGCCACATCTGCTTTTGCTCTTTCTACAGAAGCTTCTGCTTTATGTAACTGACTTAAATAAGGTTCTTTTTCTAATTGAAATAAAAGCTGTCCTTTCTTAACAAATTGTCCTGGTACAAAATATCTATTTTTTAATTCACCAGTTACACGAGGCACAATACTAACTTTATTTAATGCTTCTGTATACCCTGTGTAAGTATCAAAAATGTTCACCTGCTCTTTAGTCGGGTGACCTACTTTTACTGTAGGAACTTCAGGAGCTTGGTACATATCTGGTTTCTTATAGCAAGAAGTAAATAATAATGCCATTAGAAGTGGTAGAAAATAGAGAACTTTCATTGTGCTAAAAATTAATGTTTTAATATAGGTAATAATGTTACCTTCATATTAATACGCTCAATAAGTAACAACGTTGTATAATTGTTTCTATTTTTCTTTAACAAAGTTAAACAAACTAAATATCAGCTAGTTAAAACTATTATTTTCAAATAAAATATTATTTGTGGTACACAGAAGTAAGTTTACTATTACCCATGAAGAATGAATTTTCTATTGCACTCAAATGGCTTTTAAATTAGGCTAACATTTTAATAATTAAGGCTTTATATATAATCGCTACTGTTGGTTGTACAACTATTAATGTACTATACTATAAGTTAGAAATTGCATTTTCCATCATTATAAAATGAAGTTTTTGAGCATCTTCTCTTTTTATATTTTTGAGGTCAATAACTACCTCCTCTTTATCTTTCTTTGTAAGAAATAGCTTGTCTTTTTTTAAGACTGAAGATTGTATATCTGAAAACGTAATATTTAATGCTTTTTTAGCATTTACTTTAATTACGATATAGTTTTTATTCCATTCTACATAATGTTTAAACCAAAGAATTTTACTTTGATAAAGCATTGCTAGAAAGAAGCCGAATACAATTATTGGCTTACTCAGTTCCTTGGTAGGTAAATCTAGCGTACC is a genomic window of Flammeovirga pectinis containing:
- the trxA gene encoding thioredoxin; protein product: MGVKNLTLEQFKAQIFDYTESQDWKYKGDKPALIDFYADWCGPCKMVAPILEELSEEYDDKIDIYKVDTEAEHELSAMFSIRSIPSLLFIPMEGIPKMQAGALQKMDLKRAFEAEFGVQ
- a CDS encoding Imm49 family immunity protein, which produces MLINRLSPSNFSDFNWNDELELQKYVLRYEKIIENKDNIQKKNFGAFSKFIFSNALHSLVYTNNRKIILDFLYMSLQFGKAHLEFLSKGEEVSEVTLGKYKVKLKGSKEKFDSYHFKNLMLIAYLFRDESSMVELRSYLGKDLFHIYGEAGQLKLDYQMLRYTAEDKLRRYKLAGLKEIEYQGIAHYIALDPKESGTILMKENAKRFQMFAEPKYDLHELMISQTEREFNEAFKVMFPKYIEAIKSVEDLKDNSNFWIIWDLFLTCCLAHEKGWEIELESDYFPSWLYKREFEIPTDFPT
- a CDS encoding transposase — protein: MESRAFIGPILSKMSDLRKSKVNFLTECFILFLSIKGKINFLQLSRYGSYSEKTYRNNFESGFSFSEFNHHLINEHCGDEKIIAFDPVYLSKSGKKTYGLGKYWSGCAGKAQKGLDLSGIGIVDVESRNAFHYDAIQTPSITELKEKGMSLVDHYASTLLTHKEQLLTHSKYVVADAYFAKEKFVRPLDEAGFTVLSRFRGDMNARYLFEGPKTGKRGRPKKFNGKVDWKNIDLDIFQLEDDTDLYYLYSAKIYSVALKREVMIALVQFKNQKLKQKIFFSTDLNQEAFQIFNYYRLRFHIEFLFRDAKQHTSLTGCQGISKNKIHFHTNMALTSVSIAKAFHWINQEKKERGPFSMANIKTLYFNELILKKIFSVFRIDVDVEKNKQQFEMIRKLGQIAA
- a CDS encoding efflux RND transporter permease subunit, with the translated sequence MISRFFINRPIFAAVLAIFIVIVGGISMSMLPISQYPQITPPTVTVTGMYPGADATTIAQSVGSPLEEAINGVEGMIYMSSTSNNDGIYSLTITFEVGTDVNIATVLVENKVSQALPQLPSIVQKLGVTTQKKSTNMVILGSIYAKEGAHLDSTFLANYADAYIADELRRIEGVGDVTIFGVGDYSIRVWLNPDALEDHGMSPSNVVTAIQNQNQETSAGHIGQSPGLQKQVSTYAINVYPGRLKDVSDFENIIVSTTPEGGTVYLKDVAEINLGSEKYTMSFKSKGKLAGGIGVYQLPNSNALDVSNAVRAKLDELKESFPEGMDYHITIDTTDYVTASIEEVIETLLIAVLLVFVVMYMFLQSWRATIIPSVTIPVALIGAFAAMAAFGFSINILTLFGIVLAIGIVVDDAIVVVENTSRYLEEGLSSKEAAIKAMQEVTGPIVATTLVLMSVFIPAAMMSGITGELYKQFALTIAFSTLFSALNALTLTPALCSLILRKEEPSKFFVFVYFNKGYDYVTDKYHKGVAFTLRKMFIFISLYLLITGLSFVGYSILPSTFIPNEDQGYMLVSAQLPDASTLARTNEVATQLDSLFGTVDGVDDWISINGYSIIDGATASNQLTIFIRFEDWDTRLKKGRNLLVILNEINEKAYAIDEAVIFSFVPPAINGLGASGGIQLVLQDKQGDQFDRLQKFTEKFSAKIKSSKVFKGANATFRANIPNVTLFVDAQKAMMYDIPLNEIYTALNSVTGSQYVNDFSKWGRTFQVNVQGEKEYRKVLADVYKIKIKNAKGQLVSLDNIVSSNYSFSPQIVTRYNMFNASNIIAQVGPMYSSGAGIKELNKWVKEDLDITMDAEWTGMAYQEIKAGSNTIFIFGMAILLVYLVLAAQYESWLDPFAVILAVPMAIFGAVLFVAYKGQLNSIYMQIGVVLLVALSSKNAILIVEFARENLTKGLALKEAIINAAVLRFRPILMTSFAFILGVYPLVIATGAGANSRHALGATVFGGMLSSTLLSIFFTPVIYYGLHRLSQLFKK